The following proteins are co-located in the Rippkaea orientalis PCC 8801 genome:
- the apcB gene encoding allophycocyanin subunit beta, with translation MRDAVTNLIKNYDLTGRYLDRDAMDRLKDYFSSGMARITAAAVINANSPEIVRQAGLQLFEEVPELIRPGGNAYTTRRYSACLRDMDYYLRYASYALVAGDSHVLDERVLQGLRETYNSLGVPIGPTVRGIQIMKDMVKQMVADAGVDNTSFIDAPFDHLTREFSEISV, from the coding sequence ATGCGAGACGCAGTTACTAACCTGATTAAAAATTATGATCTGACCGGACGTTACTTAGATAGAGATGCGATGGATCGTCTCAAAGACTATTTTAGCTCTGGGATGGCTCGCATCACTGCGGCTGCGGTCATTAATGCCAATTCCCCTGAGATCGTCAGACAAGCTGGACTTCAATTATTTGAAGAAGTCCCCGAATTAATCCGTCCTGGGGGAAATGCTTACACCACTCGCCGTTATTCAGCTTGTTTGCGGGATATGGATTATTATCTACGCTATGCGAGTTATGCTTTAGTGGCGGGAGATTCCCATGTCCTAGATGAACGGGTACTCCAAGGGTTACGCGAAACCTACAATTCTTTGGGGGTTCCCATTGGACCGACAGTACGGGGTATTCAAATTATGAAAGACATGGTTAAACAAATGGTTGCAGATGCAGGCGTAGATAATACGTCCTTTATTGATGCACCCTTCGATCATCTAACCCGTGAGTTTAGCGAAATTTCTGTCTAA
- the trmFO gene encoding FADH(2)-oxidizing methylenetetrahydrofolate--tRNA-(uracil(54)-C(5))-methyltransferase TrmFO — protein MNDRSTTTIQVIGGGLAGTEAAWQIAQAGVPVILYEMRPLRTSPAHHSEELAELVCSNSFGAMSSDRAAGLLHEELRRLGSIIIQTADQHSVPAGGALAVDRGVFSHALTQTLDNHPLITLKRAAIGQIPSEGIVVLTTGPLTTPDLAEDLQRFTGMDYLSFFDAASPIIVGDSINRDIAFLASRYDKGEAAYLNCPLTKEQYLHFREELCQAEQAELKDFERETAQFFEGCLPIEELAKRGEDTMRYGPLKPVGLFDSRLGDFRDPENKGKRPYGVVQLRQEDKNGQLWNMVGFQTNLKWGEQKRIFRLIPGLETAEFVRMGVMHRNTFINSPQLLEATLQFKSRPTLLAAGQLIGTEGYSAAAAGGWLAGTNAARLALRLDPLKMPETTMMGALFEFISSASPKHFQPMPPNFGIIPELSHKIGNKRERYGKYRDRALADLETWNNQSVNKRSLCVQ, from the coding sequence ATGAATGACAGATCAACTACTACTATTCAAGTGATCGGAGGAGGGTTAGCCGGAACTGAAGCAGCTTGGCAAATTGCCCAAGCTGGAGTCCCCGTGATCCTCTACGAAATGCGCCCCCTACGAACCAGTCCAGCCCACCATAGCGAAGAATTAGCCGAATTAGTCTGTAGTAACTCCTTTGGGGCTATGTCAAGCGATCGCGCAGCCGGACTCCTTCACGAAGAATTACGCCGTTTAGGGTCAATTATCATCCAAACCGCCGATCAACATTCAGTCCCCGCAGGAGGCGCGTTAGCCGTTGATCGAGGCGTTTTTAGCCATGCCTTAACCCAAACTTTGGACAACCATCCTTTAATTACCTTAAAACGGGCTGCAATTGGACAAATTCCCTCCGAAGGCATCGTCGTTTTAACCACGGGACCTCTGACCACCCCCGACCTCGCAGAAGACCTTCAGAGGTTCACCGGGATGGACTATTTAAGCTTTTTTGACGCAGCCAGTCCCATTATTGTGGGAGACTCCATTAACCGTGATATCGCCTTTTTAGCCTCCCGTTACGACAAAGGAGAGGCAGCCTATCTCAATTGTCCCCTGACCAAAGAACAATATCTGCACTTTCGAGAGGAATTGTGTCAAGCAGAACAGGCCGAATTAAAGGATTTTGAACGAGAAACCGCTCAATTTTTTGAAGGCTGCTTACCTATTGAGGAATTAGCCAAGCGGGGAGAAGATACTATGCGCTACGGACCCCTTAAACCCGTAGGATTATTTGACTCCCGTTTAGGGGACTTTCGTGACCCCGAAAATAAGGGTAAACGTCCCTATGGGGTGGTACAACTGCGCCAAGAGGACAAAAATGGTCAATTATGGAATATGGTAGGGTTTCAAACTAATTTAAAATGGGGAGAGCAAAAACGAATATTTAGATTGATTCCTGGCTTAGAAACGGCAGAATTTGTCCGTATGGGAGTCATGCACCGTAATACTTTTATTAATTCTCCCCAACTGCTGGAAGCTACTTTACAGTTTAAATCCCGTCCAACGCTGTTGGCGGCTGGTCAATTAATCGGAACAGAAGGCTATAGCGCGGCCGCCGCCGGGGGATGGTTAGCGGGGACAAACGCGGCACGATTAGCATTAAGGTTAGATCCGCTTAAAATGCCAGAAACGACGATGATGGGGGCATTATTTGAGTTTATTAGTAGTGCATCCCCTAAACATTTTCAACCGATGCCGCCTAATTTTGGCATTATCCCCGAATTATCTCATAAAATTGGCAATAAACGGGAAAGGTATGGAAAATACCGCGATCGCGCTTTAGCGGATTTAGAAACTTGGAACAATCAATCTGTGAATAAGCGATCGCTCTGTGTTCAATAG
- a CDS encoding DUF6174 domain-containing protein — MKNFRLLLKLLGLSCLLILTNTMVKAESEINSSLLSELEKNRQLWRSQAITDYQFIYQQQCFCPPPANTPLKVLIDQNNISQVLNLKTGQPLGTSQFNQVKSIEQLFTILEEAIKQNADEISVTYDPQLGYPTKIAIDYKKIMADEEQGYLIKDLQKL; from the coding sequence ATGAAAAACTTTCGCTTATTATTGAAACTTTTAGGGTTAAGCTGTTTATTGATATTGACTAATACTATGGTTAAAGCTGAGTCTGAGATTAATAGTAGTCTTCTTTCGGAGTTAGAAAAAAACCGTCAACTCTGGCGATCGCAAGCAATAACAGATTACCAATTTATCTATCAACAACAGTGTTTTTGTCCTCCCCCGGCTAATACTCCCCTAAAAGTTCTTATTGACCAGAATAACATTAGTCAAGTGCTTAACTTAAAAACGGGTCAACCTTTAGGTACTTCCCAATTCAATCAAGTCAAATCTATTGAACAATTGTTTACTATTCTTGAAGAAGCCATTAAACAAAACGCCGATGAAATTTCAGTAACTTATGATCCTCAATTGGGTTATCCTACTAAGATTGCAATCGATTATAAAAAAATCATGGCTGATGAAGAACAAGGTTATCTGATTAAAGATCTACAGAAATTATGA
- the infC gene encoding translation initiation factor IF-3, which translates to MIDKRRPQRDLPKINERIRFPEIRVIDSDGSQVGVITPKEALSLAQEKELDLVLVSETAKPPVCRIMDYGKYKFEQEKKAREAKKKQHTADVKEVKMRYKIGESDYNVRVNQAKRFLKSGDKVKATVTFRGREIQHANLAQELLERMAKDLEELAEIQQAPKREGRNMMMFLTPKK; encoded by the coding sequence GTGATAGACAAAAGACGCCCTCAACGCGATCTCCCCAAAATTAACGAAAGAATCCGCTTCCCCGAAATTCGGGTCATCGATAGTGATGGCTCTCAAGTGGGTGTGATTACCCCTAAGGAAGCTTTGAGCCTAGCTCAAGAAAAGGAACTCGATCTCGTCTTGGTTAGCGAAACCGCTAAACCTCCTGTTTGCCGAATCATGGATTACGGTAAGTATAAGTTTGAACAGGAGAAAAAAGCCAGGGAAGCCAAGAAAAAGCAGCATACCGCCGATGTCAAGGAAGTGAAAATGCGCTATAAAATTGGCGAAAGCGACTACAACGTGCGAGTTAATCAAGCAAAACGCTTTCTCAAGTCTGGTGATAAAGTCAAAGCAACAGTGACATTCCGAGGTCGGGAAATTCAACACGCCAATTTAGCACAAGAATTACTCGAACGCATGGCTAAAGATCTTGAAGAACTGGCCGAAATTCAACAAGCACCCAAACGTGAAGGACGTAATATGATGATGTTCCTCACTCCTAAGAAGTGA
- a CDS encoding diflavin flavoprotein: protein MRAKDVQIFPMATDTLVLRSRTWERLKFEIEYALKRGTTANSYLIQADKIALFDPPGESFTEIFLKTLKQRIDPQTIDYVILGHVNPNRAETLKALLQIAPQITIICSNPAAILLPNLLLPQFPSQIKVIKGEDTTIDLGKGHLLSFIPTPNPRYPDQLCTYDPQTEILFSDKLFGAHVCGDQVFDEGWTVYAEDRRYYFDCLIAPYAKQVATGLEKLSQKPAKIYATGHGPLVRYGLKELTSFYQQWLTNQKSQELSVALIYASAYGNTGTLAQAIAKGITKAGVAVESINAEIAEPDEIKQAINKCSGFIFGSPTLGGHAPTQIQTALGITLANADKTKLAGVFGSFGWSGEAIDLLESKFRDGGYRFGFETIRVKFTPTDAILKTCEEAGTDFAQAVKKAQKSRKPKASVNQSQTARTEQALGRIVGSLCIVTCQQNEVGGAMLASWVSQATFNPPGFTVAVAKERAIESLLYKKSSFVLNILPEGQHLGLMKHFLKPFGPGEDRFAGIETETAENGSPILKDALAYLECQVSDRMECGDHWVIYAIAKKGQVLHDGVTAVHHRKSGDHY from the coding sequence ATGAGAGCCAAAGATGTGCAAATTTTTCCCATGGCGACGGATACCTTGGTATTGCGATCGCGGACATGGGAACGACTCAAATTTGAGATAGAATACGCCCTAAAACGGGGAACAACCGCCAATTCGTATCTAATTCAAGCCGACAAAATTGCCCTGTTTGATCCTCCGGGGGAATCCTTTACTGAGATTTTTTTAAAGACTCTAAAACAACGCATTGATCCCCAAACAATTGATTATGTCATTTTAGGCCACGTTAACCCCAATCGGGCTGAAACCCTCAAAGCCTTATTACAAATTGCGCCCCAAATAACTATCATTTGTTCTAATCCGGCCGCCATTTTATTACCCAATCTTCTCTTACCGCAGTTTCCTAGTCAGATCAAAGTGATTAAAGGGGAAGACACCACCATTGATCTAGGAAAAGGTCATCTATTATCTTTTATTCCCACTCCTAACCCCCGCTATCCCGACCAATTATGTACCTACGATCCCCAAACAGAAATCCTCTTTAGTGATAAATTATTTGGAGCTCATGTTTGTGGCGATCAAGTCTTTGATGAAGGGTGGACAGTTTACGCCGAAGACCGCCGTTATTACTTTGATTGTCTCATTGCGCCCTACGCTAAACAAGTCGCCACAGGATTAGAAAAATTAAGCCAAAAACCCGCTAAAATTTACGCCACTGGTCACGGTCCATTAGTTCGCTATGGCTTAAAAGAATTGACCTCATTCTATCAGCAATGGTTAACCAATCAGAAATCTCAAGAACTTAGTGTCGCTTTAATTTACGCCTCAGCTTATGGTAATACGGGCACTTTAGCCCAAGCGATCGCCAAAGGGATCACCAAAGCCGGAGTCGCAGTAGAATCCATTAACGCTGAAATCGCCGAACCCGACGAAATTAAACAAGCCATTAACAAATGTAGCGGGTTTATTTTTGGGTCTCCTACCTTGGGAGGCCATGCGCCAACCCAAATTCAAACGGCTTTAGGAATTACCCTCGCTAACGCCGATAAAACCAAATTAGCAGGGGTTTTTGGGTCCTTTGGCTGGAGTGGAGAAGCCATTGACCTCCTCGAAAGTAAATTCCGTGATGGGGGATATCGCTTTGGGTTTGAAACTATCAGAGTGAAATTTACCCCCACCGACGCGATCCTCAAAACCTGTGAGGAAGCCGGGACAGACTTCGCCCAAGCGGTGAAAAAAGCCCAAAAAAGCCGTAAACCTAAAGCATCTGTCAACCAGTCCCAAACAGCGCGAACAGAACAAGCCCTAGGGCGGATTGTGGGGTCTTTGTGTATCGTCACTTGCCAGCAAAACGAAGTCGGGGGGGCAATGTTGGCCTCTTGGGTATCCCAAGCAACCTTTAATCCGCCAGGGTTTACCGTCGCCGTGGCTAAAGAACGGGCGATCGAATCTCTATTGTATAAAAAGAGTTCTTTTGTTCTCAATATTTTGCCAGAAGGCCAACATCTTGGGCTAATGAAGCATTTTCTCAAACCCTTTGGACCAGGGGAAGATCGCTTTGCCGGGATAGAAACAGAAACGGCGGAAAATGGATCCCCGATCTTGAAGGATGCCCTAGCCTATCTTGAATGTCAAGTCAGCGATCGCATGGAATGTGGTGATCATTGGGTCATTTATGCGATCGCCAAAAAAGGTCAAGTCCTACACGATGGCGTAACAGCCGTTCACCATCGAAAATCAGGCGATCATTACTAA
- a CDS encoding UPF0104 family protein yields MSKSSFIRSVSKVLPIALAVLLLSVSIKTIIHEFKDHSWQSIWQYLQTISNTRKMASVALTGLGYLAMTGYDILGFQYINQVLERTKIAGTAFISYAVGNTIGFSAFSGTAIRYHFYSSWGVSKLKIAQLIVFTHLTFWLGLFGVSGVVFLVDPLTLPKVLKLPFNSVHPIGFIFLALVAIYFVIGYFWKSSLRIGSEEIVFPSPEMSLQLIALAAVDWGLACGVLYLLLPLDHSMSYPGFFGIYILALTAGLMSTVPGGLGVFDTVILLLRPDSISAPDILGALIAYRIIYYILPLIIALGLFIIQHFQKHK; encoded by the coding sequence ATGAGTAAATCTTCCTTTATTCGTTCTGTATCTAAGGTTCTACCGATTGCTTTAGCCGTTCTATTATTAAGTGTTTCAATTAAAACGATTATTCATGAATTTAAAGATCATAGTTGGCAAAGTATTTGGCAATATTTACAAACCATTTCTAATACTCGTAAAATGGCATCAGTAGCCTTAACGGGATTAGGTTACTTAGCCATGACAGGCTATGATATTTTGGGGTTTCAATATATTAATCAAGTTTTGGAGCGTACTAAAATTGCAGGTACAGCATTTATTAGTTACGCTGTGGGTAATACTATTGGATTTTCTGCTTTTTCGGGAACAGCCATTCGGTATCATTTTTATTCTAGTTGGGGAGTTTCTAAGCTTAAAATTGCTCAGTTAATAGTGTTTACTCATTTAACCTTTTGGTTGGGATTATTTGGAGTGAGTGGCGTTGTTTTTCTGGTTGATCCTTTAACGCTTCCAAAAGTATTAAAGTTACCTTTCAATTCTGTCCATCCTATCGGTTTTATTTTTCTGGCTTTAGTCGCTATTTACTTTGTGATTGGATATTTTTGGAAGAGTTCTTTAAGAATAGGTTCAGAAGAAATTGTCTTTCCGTCTCCAGAAATGTCTCTACAATTAATCGCTTTAGCTGCGGTTGATTGGGGGTTAGCGTGTGGAGTATTATATCTTTTACTCCCCTTGGATCATTCGATGTCCTATCCAGGTTTTTTTGGGATCTATATTTTAGCCTTAACCGCCGGATTAATGAGTACTGTTCCTGGGGGGTTAGGCGTATTTGATACCGTGATTTTATTACTACGTCCTGACTCAATTTCTGCTCCTGATATTTTAGGAGCATTAATTGCTTACCGTATTATTTATTATATTCTACCTTTAATCATTGCTTTGGGATTATTTATAATTCAACATTTTCAAAAACACAAATAA
- a CDS encoding alpha/beta fold hydrolase → MLDQQPWEKRIGRQRDWIWQGWQIRYSYLHCPIKSISQQKPPLILLHGFGAAIEHWRHNIPILAEKHSVYALDLLGFGGSQKAAADYSAYLWAQQVYDFWRTFIRQPVILVGNSIGSLVCLTVAATYPEMVAGIAMLSLPDVSLRQEMMPRWLQPIVTSLESLLSPPFLIKGLLTIVRRPSIIRPWVTLAYCDRSAITDELVEIISLPAYDQGAARTLCLLVEGARNPKFAPSAKAILPNLTIPMLLIWGKQDRFIPPSLAPMFAQLNSRITLVELDQVGHCPQDESPDRFNPILLDWIDSKVII, encoded by the coding sequence GTGTTAGATCAACAACCTTGGGAAAAGCGCATTGGACGACAACGAGATTGGATTTGGCAAGGCTGGCAAATCCGTTATAGTTATCTCCATTGTCCCATCAAATCCATCTCTCAACAAAAACCCCCTTTAATCCTCTTACATGGGTTTGGGGCAGCGATTGAGCATTGGCGACATAATATCCCGATTTTGGCTGAAAAACATAGCGTGTATGCTTTAGATTTATTGGGGTTTGGAGGGTCACAAAAGGCGGCCGCAGACTATAGCGCGTATTTATGGGCGCAACAGGTTTATGATTTTTGGCGTACCTTTATTCGTCAACCCGTGATTTTAGTGGGTAATTCCATCGGTTCGTTGGTTTGTTTAACGGTTGCTGCGACTTATCCAGAAATGGTTGCAGGGATAGCTATGCTCAGCTTACCGGATGTTTCGCTACGACAAGAGATGATGCCTCGATGGTTACAACCGATAGTAACGTCTTTAGAGAGTCTTCTGTCCCCTCCTTTCCTCATCAAAGGCTTGTTAACCATTGTACGCCGTCCTAGTATTATCCGTCCTTGGGTAACATTAGCCTATTGCGATCGCTCGGCCATTACGGATGAATTAGTCGAAATTATCAGCCTTCCGGCTTACGATCAAGGGGCGGCGAGAACGTTATGTTTATTGGTAGAAGGGGCAAGAAATCCTAAATTTGCTCCCTCAGCTAAGGCAATTCTTCCTAATTTAACCATTCCGATGCTGTTAATTTGGGGCAAGCAAGATCGGTTTATTCCCCCTTCCCTTGCGCCAATGTTTGCTCAATTAAATTCTCGCATTACCTTAGTCGAATTAGACCAAGTAGGTCATTGTCCCCAGGATGAATCCCCTGATCGCTTTAATCCAATTTTACTCGATTGGATTGACAGCAAAGTTATCATTTGA